One window from the genome of Faecalibacterium sp. HTF-F encodes:
- a CDS encoding cobyrinate a,c-diamide synthase: MMQFLIAAPRSGSGKTTMTCAVLAALKKRGADPCAFKSGPDYIDPMFHRSALQVDSHNLDLFLSDRTTVQALYARCAAGHGAAVCEGAMGFYDGQGLTTRASAWELADTLGLPVLLVVQPGGASVTLAAEIQGLVHFRKNSHISGILLNSCSEKLYKMLKDLLESETGLPVLGYLPNLPQAAVESRHLGLKTAGEITDIQEKIALLADRLVMDWEKLAAVTERPCPEGGRLSPRGTASASVRIAVARDGAFCFTYAETLDALREAGAEPVFFSPVRDAALPEGVCGLYLPGGYPELYAQALSENKTMRASILQAVNAGLPTAAECGGFLYLGQSLEDAEEKSWPMAGVLPGAGVRAGRLVRFGYAVLTAKRDSMLFRAGESLPVHEFHHWDSTANGTAFTARKNEKMQWECGFANENFYAGFPHLYWAGTPLPGRFVRAAERYSKTKG; the protein is encoded by the coding sequence ATGATGCAATTCCTCATCGCCGCGCCCCGGTCCGGCAGCGGCAAGACCACGATGACCTGCGCCGTGCTGGCGGCACTGAAAAAGCGCGGGGCCGACCCCTGCGCCTTCAAAAGCGGGCCGGACTACATCGACCCCATGTTCCACCGCTCCGCTCTGCAGGTGGACAGCCATAATCTGGATCTGTTCCTCTCGGACCGGACTACGGTGCAGGCGCTTTACGCCCGCTGTGCCGCCGGGCACGGCGCTGCCGTGTGCGAGGGGGCCATGGGCTTTTACGACGGGCAGGGCCTGACCACCCGGGCCAGCGCATGGGAGCTGGCAGACACGCTGGGGCTTCCGGTGCTGCTGGTGGTGCAGCCCGGAGGGGCCAGCGTAACGCTGGCGGCAGAGATCCAGGGCCTTGTGCACTTCCGCAAAAACAGCCATATTTCGGGCATCCTGCTCAATAGCTGCTCCGAAAAGCTGTATAAAATGCTCAAAGACCTGCTGGAAAGCGAGACCGGCCTGCCGGTGCTGGGCTATCTGCCCAACCTGCCGCAGGCGGCGGTGGAAAGCCGCCATCTGGGCCTGAAGACCGCAGGCGAGATCACGGACATTCAGGAAAAGATCGCTCTGCTGGCAGACCGTCTGGTGATGGACTGGGAGAAGCTGGCGGCGGTGACGGAAAGGCCATGCCCCGAGGGCGGACGCCTTTCTCCCCGGGGAACGGCTTCCGCTTCTGTCCGCATCGCCGTGGCGAGGGACGGAGCCTTCTGCTTTACTTACGCCGAAACGCTGGACGCTTTGCGGGAGGCGGGCGCGGAGCCTGTATTTTTCAGCCCGGTGCGGGATGCTGCCCTGCCGGAGGGAGTCTGCGGGCTGTATCTGCCCGGCGGCTACCCGGAGCTGTATGCGCAGGCCCTGAGCGAAAACAAAACCATGCGGGCCTCCATCCTGCAGGCTGTGAACGCCGGTCTGCCGACAGCGGCAGAGTGCGGCGGCTTTCTGTATCTCGGGCAGAGTCTGGAGGACGCCGAGGAAAAGAGCTGGCCCATGGCGGGCGTCCTGCCGGGAGCAGGCGTCCGGGCGGGCAGGCTGGTGCGGTTCGGCTATGCTGTCCTGACCGCAAAGCGGGACAGTATGCTGTTCCGCGCGGGAGAAAGCCTGCCTGTCCACGAATTTCACCACTGGGATTCCACCGCAAACGGCACTGCATTTACGGCCCGTAAAAACGAGAAAATGCAGTGGGAATGCGGCTTTGCAAACGAGAATTTTTATGCGGGCTTCCCGCATTTATACTGGGCGGGCACGCCCCTGCCGGGACGATTTGTGCGTGCGGCAGAACGATACAGCAAAACAAAAGGATGA
- the cbiE gene encoding precorrin-6y C5,15-methyltransferase (decarboxylating) subunit CbiE has product MVTLIGMGSGRWEALSVQAQDAVRRAGLVFGAKRLLAGLPPECTARQFALYQPAEILETLAQAPGQDAAVLYSGDTGFYSGASGLLTPLRALGIPARVYPGVSSIQLLAAALGRPWQDWKLVSAHGCACDPVAECMTERSVFFLTGGAETPATLCRKLADAGMGEVHALVGENLGTGEEAIRYGSAAELAGQSFAPLSVLLVENFDVPHFRTPGFPDESFIRGQVPMTKQEVRAAALAKLAVKPADILWDVGAGTGSVSVELALAAPKGHVYAVECDPDACALIRQNRAKFQTYNLTLIEGRAPDALADLPAPDAVFIGGTKGGMEGVLDAVLAKNPDARICISAIALETLSAAAAALTARGLAAEVVQLAVSRTKPAGRLHLLMANNPIFLITGIRK; this is encoded by the coding sequence ATGGTCACACTGATCGGTATGGGAAGCGGCAGATGGGAGGCTTTGTCGGTGCAGGCGCAGGACGCTGTGCGCAGGGCAGGCCTTGTGTTTGGCGCAAAGCGGCTGCTGGCGGGCCTCCCGCCCGAGTGCACTGCCCGGCAGTTTGCCCTCTATCAGCCTGCCGAGATCCTTGAGACGCTGGCGCAGGCCCCCGGGCAGGATGCCGCCGTGCTTTACAGCGGGGACACCGGGTTTTATTCCGGCGCGTCCGGCCTGCTTACGCCCCTGCGGGCGCTGGGCATCCCTGCGCGGGTGTATCCGGGCGTTTCCAGCATCCAGCTGCTGGCGGCGGCGCTGGGCCGCCCATGGCAGGACTGGAAGCTGGTGTCGGCCCACGGCTGTGCCTGCGACCCGGTGGCAGAGTGCATGACGGAGCGCTCCGTCTTTTTCCTCACCGGCGGGGCCGAAACACCCGCCACCCTCTGCCGGAAGCTGGCCGATGCCGGCATGGGCGAAGTGCACGCACTGGTGGGCGAAAACCTTGGCACCGGGGAAGAAGCCATCCGCTACGGCTCTGCGGCGGAACTGGCGGGGCAGAGTTTTGCACCGCTCAGCGTGCTTCTTGTGGAAAACTTTGATGTCCCGCACTTCCGCACACCGGGCTTCCCGGACGAAAGCTTCATCCGGGGCCAGGTGCCCATGACCAAGCAGGAGGTGCGCGCCGCCGCGCTGGCAAAGCTGGCCGTGAAGCCTGCGGATATCCTGTGGGACGTGGGCGCAGGCACGGGCAGTGTGAGCGTGGAGCTGGCACTGGCAGCGCCTAAAGGGCATGTGTATGCCGTGGAGTGCGATCCGGACGCCTGTGCCCTGATCCGGCAGAACCGGGCAAAGTTCCAAACTTACAACCTCACCCTCATCGAGGGCCGCGCCCCGGATGCACTGGCAGACCTGCCTGCACCGGACGCCGTGTTCATTGGCGGAACAAAAGGCGGCATGGAAGGCGTGCTGGATGCTGTGCTTGCCAAAAACCCGGACGCGCGCATCTGCATTTCCGCCATTGCGCTGGAAACGCTGAGCGCTGCGGCTGCCGCCCTTACCGCCCGGGGCCTTGCCGCCGAGGTGGTGCAGCTGGCGGTCAGCCGCACAAAACCGGCAGGCCGTCTTCACCTGCTCATGGCAAACAACCCCATCTTCCTCATTACGGGTATACGCAAATGA
- the cobK gene encoding precorrin-6A reductase produces the protein MKAVVFSGTTEGRRFSKKLAALGAEVTVCVATPLGAEEQGEMAGITVHAGRLGPDAMAALLTGADLCVDATHPYAVDVTRNIRAAAAQAGVEYRRLLRARSPLPEDCVVFGTAAQAAEYLAGTKENILLATGAKELAAFAPLDPARLYPRVLPTPEGIAACEAAGIPHRNIIAMQGPFSCQLNKALIEQFHIRYLVTKDGGAAGGFAEKVQAAAETGVQLVVLRRPEEVGETEAGLFTHCQEILKWSH, from the coding sequence ATGAAGGCTGTCGTGTTCAGCGGCACCACCGAGGGACGCCGCTTCTCCAAAAAGCTGGCGGCACTGGGGGCTGAGGTGACCGTGTGTGTGGCCACGCCGCTGGGAGCCGAGGAACAGGGTGAGATGGCGGGCATCACGGTCCACGCCGGGCGGCTGGGACCGGATGCCATGGCGGCGCTGCTGACGGGTGCAGACCTCTGCGTGGATGCCACCCATCCGTATGCGGTGGATGTGACCCGGAACATCCGCGCTGCGGCGGCACAGGCCGGCGTGGAATACCGTCGCCTGCTGCGGGCCCGGAGCCCGCTGCCCGAGGACTGCGTGGTGTTCGGGACCGCGGCGCAGGCGGCAGAGTACCTTGCCGGAACGAAGGAAAACATCCTGCTTGCCACCGGTGCCAAGGAGCTGGCAGCGTTTGCGCCGCTGGACCCGGCGCGGCTTTATCCCCGGGTCCTGCCCACGCCGGAGGGCATTGCCGCCTGCGAGGCAGCCGGGATTCCGCACCGGAACATCATTGCCATGCAGGGGCCGTTTTCCTGCCAGCTGAACAAAGCTTTGATCGAACAGTTCCACATCCGGTATCTCGTCACCAAGGACGGCGGCGCGGCGGGCGGCTTTGCCGAAAAGGTGCAGGCCGCAGCCGAGACCGGCGTACAGCTGGTGGTGCTGCGCCGTCCGGAGGAGGTCGGCGAGACCGAGGCAGGATTATTCACGCATTGTCAGGAGATTTTGAAATGGTCACACTGA
- the cobJ gene encoding precorrin-3B C(17)-methyltransferase has translation MSDRYEFEMDEWDMDRPENVVYVVGLGPGDVFYLTQEAQSALEHADAICGYKLYIDLIEPEFPCEEYYATGMTQEIDRCRWALEKARTGKRVALVCSGDAGVYGMASPLLELAEDYPDVAVEVVPGLTAALSGGAVLGAPLAHDFCVISLSDRLTPWEVIEKRLACAAQGDFCVALYNPSSKGRPDYLQKAVRILRANGKGPETVCGLVRNIGREGQSARVLTLAELEDTPVDMFTTVYIGNGNTRALSGRMVTPRGYRK, from the coding sequence ATGTCTGACAGGTACGAATTTGAGATGGATGAATGGGACATGGACCGGCCCGAGAATGTTGTTTACGTGGTGGGCCTTGGCCCCGGCGATGTTTTTTATCTGACCCAGGAAGCCCAGAGCGCCCTTGAACATGCGGATGCGATCTGCGGCTACAAGCTTTACATTGACCTGATCGAGCCCGAGTTCCCCTGCGAGGAATACTATGCTACCGGCATGACGCAGGAGATCGACCGCTGCCGCTGGGCGCTGGAAAAAGCCCGCACCGGCAAGCGGGTCGCGCTGGTGTGCAGCGGCGACGCGGGCGTTTACGGCATGGCCAGCCCGCTGCTGGAACTGGCCGAGGATTACCCGGATGTTGCCGTGGAGGTGGTGCCCGGGCTCACTGCCGCCCTCAGCGGCGGAGCGGTGCTGGGCGCACCGCTGGCCCACGATTTCTGCGTGATCTCGCTTTCCGACCGGCTCACCCCGTGGGAGGTCATCGAAAAGCGGCTGGCCTGCGCCGCGCAGGGCGATTTCTGCGTGGCACTGTACAATCCCTCTTCCAAGGGCAGGCCGGACTACCTGCAAAAGGCGGTGCGCATCCTGCGCGCAAACGGCAAGGGGCCGGAGACGGTCTGCGGCCTTGTGCGCAACATTGGCCGCGAGGGCCAGAGCGCCCGGGTGCTGACGCTGGCCGAGCTGGAGGACACGCCGGTGGATATGTTCACCACCGTGTACATCGGCAACGGGAACACCCGCGCCCTTTCGGGCCGGATGGTCACACCCCGGGGGTACCGCAAATGA